From a single Kitasatospora sp. NBC_00458 genomic region:
- a CDS encoding glycerophosphodiester phosphodiesterase: MTQSHHTAPGRPSTGSQPANPGSGARTSSHHRRELRASAGRHTSLLAAVVASALGLGTVALNAPSASSAEPPAAIASATSDPAAIASATSDPAAAATAAAATAAAATAAAPAPGQTVVEESFSGTALPAGWAAVEGDWKVENGRLVGVSANSGQQSRITFGRHLADFRIEATARFESVVDGARWTALGLDVPASGVTPWSIATMRSGTTAANGLEFAQRTTAGSWLVTDTAAAPTAAGTGRDVRIAVEVHGATARWTFDGKEALRTTRVARSADGGQALLVNGSKVSFDDLKVTALAPNGWIRPAGAPLTVFAHRGASSTAPENTLLSDEVARRGGAEWIENDVQPSKDGVPYVLHDDTVDRTTDGKGRIRDLTSAQLDALDAGAWFGPAYAGARVPTLAAQLDDLRTRGGGLLLEIKGRHSRDEVARIVKEVRDHGMAGRVFVQSFEVDALRYTRELAPELPLGLLRSALDADPVAIAGELGLTAYNPSDAAVADRPGIVKDLHAAGVAVNVWTVDSAARWKALEAVGVDGVITNRPAELAGWNSALQQGGTVAPPAAPTVAITSPVAGAVLDRAQQPVAAVQSRGADTVRLTLDGAALTPGTALDTTALALGRHTLRAEATGPGGRAETTTEFTVSATPTGLAALVLTSGADRNAVATLTVMLGQGQYQPLARWAEDQSGRTVPADRARLIAADARAIDGTAPARGGQG, from the coding sequence ATGACACAGAGTCACCACACCGCCCCCGGCCGCCCGTCCACCGGTTCGCAGCCCGCTAACCCCGGGAGCGGGGCCCGGACCTCGTCCCACCACCGGCGCGAGCTCCGGGCGAGCGCCGGCCGGCACACCAGCCTGCTCGCCGCCGTCGTCGCGTCCGCGCTGGGCCTCGGCACCGTCGCACTGAACGCCCCGAGCGCCTCCTCGGCCGAGCCGCCCGCCGCCATCGCCTCCGCCACGTCCGACCCCGCCGCCATCGCCTCCGCCACGTCCGACCCGGCCGCCGCCGCCACGGCCGCCGCCGCCACGGCCGCCGCCGCCACGGCCGCCGCCCCCGCACCCGGTCAGACCGTGGTCGAGGAGAGCTTCTCCGGCACCGCCCTCCCCGCCGGCTGGGCCGCCGTCGAGGGCGACTGGAAGGTGGAGAACGGCCGGCTGGTCGGCGTGTCCGCCAACTCCGGCCAGCAGAGCCGGATCACCTTCGGCCGCCACCTCGCCGACTTCCGCATCGAGGCCACCGCCCGCTTCGAGTCCGTCGTGGACGGCGCCCGCTGGACGGCACTCGGCCTGGACGTCCCGGCGAGCGGCGTCACCCCCTGGTCGATCGCCACCATGCGCTCCGGCACCACCGCCGCCAACGGCCTGGAGTTCGCCCAGCGGACCACCGCCGGCAGCTGGCTCGTCACCGACACCGCCGCCGCCCCGACCGCCGCCGGCACCGGCCGCGACGTGCGGATCGCCGTCGAGGTGCACGGCGCCACCGCCCGCTGGACCTTCGACGGCAAGGAGGCCCTGCGCACCACCCGGGTCGCCCGCAGCGCCGACGGCGGCCAGGCGCTCCTGGTCAACGGCTCGAAGGTGTCCTTCGACGACCTCAAGGTGACCGCGCTCGCGCCGAACGGCTGGATCCGGCCCGCCGGCGCGCCGCTCACCGTCTTCGCCCACCGCGGTGCCTCCTCCACAGCGCCGGAGAACACCCTGCTCTCGGACGAGGTCGCCCGCCGCGGCGGCGCCGAGTGGATCGAGAACGACGTCCAGCCGAGCAAGGACGGCGTGCCGTACGTCCTCCACGACGACACCGTGGACCGCACGACCGACGGCAAGGGGCGGATCCGCGACCTGACCTCCGCCCAGCTGGACGCGCTGGACGCCGGGGCCTGGTTCGGCCCCGCGTACGCGGGCGCCCGGGTGCCGACCCTGGCCGCGCAGCTCGACGACCTGCGCACCCGGGGCGGCGGCCTGCTGCTGGAGATCAAGGGCCGGCACAGCCGTGACGAGGTCGCCCGGATCGTCAAGGAGGTGCGCGACCACGGGATGGCGGGCCGCGTCTTCGTCCAGAGCTTCGAGGTGGACGCCCTGCGGTACACCCGCGAGCTGGCGCCGGAGCTGCCGCTCGGTCTGCTGCGCAGCGCGCTCGACGCCGACCCGGTGGCGATCGCCGGGGAACTCGGCCTGACCGCCTACAACCCGTCGGACGCCGCCGTCGCCGACCGGCCCGGCATCGTGAAGGACCTGCACGCGGCCGGCGTCGCGGTCAACGTCTGGACGGTCGACTCGGCCGCCCGCTGGAAGGCCCTGGAGGCCGTCGGCGTCGACGGCGTCATCACCAACCGCCCGGCCGAGCTGGCCGGCTGGAACTCCGCCCTCCAGCAGGGCGGCACCGTCGCGCCGCCCGCCGCGCCCACCGTGGCGATCACCTCGCCCGTGGCCGGCGCCGTCCTGGACCGCGCCCAGCAGCCGGTCGCCGCGGTCCAGTCGCGCGGGGCCGACACCGTCCGGCTGACCCTGGACGGCGCCGCGCTCACGCCGGGCACGGCGCTCGACACGACGGCGCTCGCACTCGGCCGGCACACCCTGCGCGCCGAGGCGACCGGCCCCGGCGGCCGGGCCGAGACCACCACCGAGTTCACCGTCTCGGCCACGCCGACCGGCCTGGCCGCACTGGTCCTCACCTCGGGCGCCGACCGCAACGCCGTCGCCACCCTGACCGTCATGCTCGGCCAGGGCCAGTACCAGCCGCTCGCCCGGTGGGCCGAGGACCAGTCCGGCCGC